A genome region from Equus caballus isolate H_3958 breed thoroughbred chromosome 19, TB-T2T, whole genome shotgun sequence includes the following:
- the LOC138919041 gene encoding ATP-binding cassette sub-family D member 2-like isoform X5 — MTHMLNAAADLMKWTRSSAAKRAACLVAAAYALKTLYPIISRRLKQSGHRKRKEAAYPTAENREILHCTETTCKNSSPEVNADFFKQLLELRKILFPKLVTTETGWLCLHSVALISRTFLSIYVAGLDGQIVKSIVEKKPRAFIIILIKWLMIAIPAASVNSAIRYLECKLACIIKLLKWLMIAIPAASVNSAIRYLECKLAFIIKLLKWLMIAIPAASVNSAIRYLECKLAFIIKLLKWLMIAIPAASVNSAIRYLECKLAFIIKLLKWLMIAIPAASVNSAIRYLECKLALAFRTRLVDHACETYFTNQTYYKVINMDGRLANPDQSLTEDIMMFSQSVAHLYSNLTKPILDVILTSYTLIQTATSRGASPIGPTLLAGLVVYATATVLKACSPKFGKLVAEEAHRKGCLQYVHSRIIAKVEEIAFYRGHKVEMKQLQKSYKALADQMNLILSKRLWCIMIEQFLMKYVWSSSGLIMVAVPIITATGFADGDLEDGPKQAMVSERTEAFTTARTLLASGSDAIERIMSSYKEITELAGYTARVYNMFWVFDEVKRGIYKRTAGMQESENHSKNGANIELSLSDTLEIKGQ, encoded by the exons ATGACACATATGCTAAATGCAGCAGCTGATCTAATGAAATGGACCAGATCTAGCGCTGCTAAAAGGGCTGCCTGCCTGGTGGCTGCGGCATATGCTCTGAAAACCCTCTATCCCATCATTAGCAGGCGTTTAAAGCAATCtggccacaggaagagaaaagaagcagcttacccgactgcagagaacagagaaatactgCATTGCACCGAGACCACTTGTAAAAATTCTTCGCCTGAAGTGAATGCAGATTTTTTCAAACAGCTACTAGAACTTCggaaaattctctttccaaaacttGTGACCACTGAAACAGGGTGGCTCTGCCTCCACTCGGTGGCTCTGATCTCGAGAACATTTCTGTCTATCTATGTGGCTGGTCTGGATGGACAAATCGTGAAAAGCATTGTGGAAAAGAAGCCTCGGGCTTTCATCATCATATTaatcaagtggcttatgattgccatccctgctgcctctgtgaacagtgcgataaggtacctggagtgcaaactggcttgcatcatcaaattactcaagtggcttatgattgccatccctgctgcctctgtgaacagtgcgataaggtacctggagtgcaaactggctttcatcatcaaattactcaagtggcttatgattgccatccctgctgcctctgtgaacagtgcgataaggtacctggagtgcaaactggctttcatcatcaaattactcaagtggcttatgattgccatccctgctgcctctgtgaacagtgcgataaggtacctggagtgcaaactggctttcatcatcaaattactcaagtggcttatgattgccatccctgctgcctctgtgaacagtgcgataaggtacctggagtgcaaactggctttggcCTTCAGAACTCGCCTAGTAGACCATGCCTGTGAAACCTATTTTACAAATCAGACTTATTATAAGGTGATCAATATGGATGGGAGGCTGGCAAACCCTGACCAGTCTCTTACTGAGGATATTATGatgttctcccaatctgtggctcacTTGTATTCTAATCTGACCAAACCTATTTTAGATGTAATCCTGACCTCCTATACGCTCATCCAGACTGCTACATCCAGAGGAGCTAGCCCAATTGGGCCCACCCTATTAGCAGGGCTTGTGGTATATGCCACTGCTACAGTGTTGAAAGCCTGCTctcccaaatttggtaaattggTGGCTGAAGAAGCTCATAGAAAAGGCTGTTTGCAGTATGTGCACTCCAGAATTATAGCCAAGGTTGAAGAAATTGCCTTTTACAGAGGACATAAG gtggaaatgaagcaactccagaaaagttacaaagcttTAGCCGATCAGATGAACCTCATTTTATCCAAACGTTTGTGGTGCATCATGATAGAGCAGTTCTTGATGAAGTATGTTTGGAGCAGCAGTGGACTGATTATGGTGGCTGTACCTATTATCACTGCAACTGGCTTTGCAGATGGTG ATCTAGAGGATGGCCCCAAACAAGCTATGGTTAGTGAACGGACAGAAGCCTTTACTACTGCTCGAACTTTATTGGCCTCTGGATCTGATGCTATTGAAAGGATTATGTCTTCATACAAAGAG